From the Leucobacter tenebrionis genome, one window contains:
- a CDS encoding RidA family protein: MTRTPAEALAELGVELPEVKLDPFYINYRESGSGQIHISGQMPYVNGELPAVGTVGADIDVETARQSMRIATINALAVGAHAVGGLDKLRIVQMLVFVASAPDFGGQSNVADAGSELLVEVLGEHGRHARTAIGVAALPRTSPVEVQMIVEALT; the protein is encoded by the coding sequence GTGACCCGGACACCAGCAGAAGCGCTCGCCGAACTCGGCGTCGAGCTGCCCGAGGTGAAGCTCGATCCGTTCTATATCAACTATCGCGAGTCCGGCTCAGGCCAGATCCACATCTCGGGCCAGATGCCCTACGTGAACGGGGAGCTGCCGGCCGTCGGTACGGTGGGCGCCGACATCGACGTCGAGACCGCCCGCCAATCGATGCGCATCGCGACGATCAACGCGCTCGCCGTCGGCGCGCACGCCGTCGGCGGCCTCGACAAGCTGCGGATCGTGCAAATGCTCGTCTTCGTGGCGAGCGCCCCCGACTTCGGCGGTCAGTCGAACGTGGCCGACGCCGGCAGCGAGCTGCTGGTGGAGGTGCTCGGAGAGCACGGCCGTCACGCGCGCACCGCGATCGGCGTCGCCGCCCTGCCGCGCACCAGCCCGGTCGAGGTGCAGATGATCGTCGAGGCGCTGACGTGA
- a CDS encoding alanine racemase has product MQQFQTIVDRLGDRLSTPAPVVLLDVMEENIMRMQAFADRHGKALRPHVKTHKSIEIARRQLAAGAAGITAGTLGEVEIFAAAGFGDIFLAYPLIAVGEKGRRLRAVAGTTKLRLGIENTVAIDAVARAFSDDPDLIGLVIEVDSGAGRSGVAPEEAGDLARYAGARGLRVDGVFTYPGHGGKPGNREAAAEDQARALRGAVDALAAAGVRAEVVSAGSSPTVAFSTHDVITEVRPGEYVLNDHDNYALGNCEAEDIGFFVATTVVSDQGFAHVIVDAGTKALAREGNYDRGYGQVPEVGGVLSVLNEYHGFLTLPEGGERPAPGRVLPIVPHHVCPVMNSFDEVILSDRQGRYLGTWRIDARGQLN; this is encoded by the coding sequence GTGCAGCAGTTCCAGACGATCGTGGACCGGCTCGGCGACCGGCTGAGCACCCCCGCTCCGGTCGTGCTCCTCGACGTGATGGAGGAGAACATCATGCGCATGCAGGCCTTCGCCGACCGCCACGGCAAGGCGCTGCGCCCGCACGTCAAGACCCACAAGAGCATCGAGATCGCGCGGAGGCAGCTCGCCGCCGGGGCGGCGGGGATCACGGCCGGCACGCTCGGCGAGGTCGAGATCTTCGCGGCGGCCGGTTTCGGCGACATCTTCCTCGCCTACCCCCTCATCGCCGTGGGAGAGAAGGGGCGGCGCCTGCGGGCCGTCGCCGGCACGACGAAGCTGCGGCTCGGCATCGAGAACACGGTCGCGATCGACGCCGTCGCGCGGGCCTTCTCGGACGATCCCGACCTCATCGGGCTCGTCATCGAGGTCGACAGCGGCGCTGGCCGGTCGGGAGTGGCTCCCGAGGAGGCCGGGGACCTCGCGCGATACGCCGGTGCACGAGGGTTGCGCGTCGACGGCGTCTTCACCTACCCGGGCCACGGCGGCAAGCCCGGCAACCGGGAGGCTGCGGCCGAGGATCAGGCCCGCGCGCTGCGCGGCGCCGTCGACGCGCTCGCGGCGGCGGGCGTGCGCGCCGAGGTCGTGAGCGCGGGATCGAGCCCCACCGTCGCCTTCAGCACCCACGACGTGATCACCGAGGTGCGGCCGGGGGAGTACGTGCTCAACGATCATGACAACTACGCGCTCGGCAACTGCGAGGCCGAGGACATCGGTTTCTTCGTCGCCACGACGGTCGTCAGCGACCAGGGGTTCGCGCACGTCATCGTCGATGCGGGCACCAAGGCGCTCGCGCGCGAGGGCAACTACGACCGCGGCTACGGCCAGGTGCCCGAGGTGGGCGGCGTGCTGAGCGTGCTCAACGAGTACCACGGCTTCCTCACCCTGCCCGAGGGCGGGGAGCGGCCCGCGCCGGGCCGCGTGCTGCCGATTGTGCCGCATCATGTCTGCCCGGTGATGAACAGCTTCGACGAGGTGATCCTCAGCGATCGCCAAGGGCGCTACCTGGGTACCTGGCGCATCGACGCCCGTGGCCAACTCAACTGA